GGCAGTACATAAGGCACATACACAGTCTTACCGACCAAAGCAGCCTGGTCCGGAAACATAACGGGAAGCTCCTTTTCAACTAGCGTAAAAGCAATACAATAAGGCGGGTGGGTATGAACGATAGCTCCGATGCTCGGGTTAGCCCGGTAGGCGTACAAATGCATAAGCACTTCTGAGGAGGGACGGAAGCCTGTATCCGTAATTTCTCCGGTTGGGATATCCACCTCCACCCACTGCTCGGGTGAGATTTCATCTAGCGCAAAGCCGCTGGGGGAAAGATACATTTTATCCTCCCATCTTGCGGAGATATTGCCGCCGGGACCGACAACCAACCGATTCGCTACGGTCTTCCTTGCATAGGTACACAGTTCTTCCCGAATGGAAGAAACGCTCCCACTGATTTTGCTCACCTCTCCAGCCTCCTTCATTTGTAAATAGGTCCGAAATTTTGGCAAGCCCGGTAATCCGCCGCTTCCGCGTCTTTGGTTCCAAACAAGCCCCAAGCCCGAGGGCGGAAAAGCTTTTCATCCGGTACGTTATGCATATTGACAGGAATGCGAAGAATCGATGCCAGCGTAATCAAATCCGCGCCAATATGGCCGTAGCTGATCGATCCGTGGTTGGCTCCCCAATTGTCCATAACGTCATACACACTGCGGAATGCCCCTTCACCGTTTAACACAGGTGCAAACCAAGTCGTCGGCCAGGTAGGGTCCGTGCGTTTATCCAACACATCGTGCACGTGTTCCGGAAGCTCCACGGAATATCCTTCGGCGAT
This genomic window from Paenibacillus hexagrammi contains:
- a CDS encoding class II aldolase/adducin family protein produces the protein MSKISGSVSSIREELCTYARKTVANRLVVGPGGNISARWEDKMYLSPSGFALDEISPEQWVEVDIPTGEITDTGFRPSSEVLMHLYAYRANPSIGAIVHTHPPYCIAFTLVEKELPVMFPDQAALVGKTVYVPYVLPTTDKLADAFVEKVHEASSVLLGNHGLVTTGRNLREAYYRTEVVEESAKIYLIAKAIQEPKALTNEEFQEIASLESEAYRIQLLQKMK